One genomic window of Burkholderia diffusa includes the following:
- a CDS encoding 3-ketoacyl-ACP reductase — protein sequence MSQRIAYVTGGMGGIGTSICQRLLKDGFKVVAGCGPNSPRRVKWLEDQKALGYDFIASEGNVGDWDSTKAAFDKVKAEVGEIDVLVNNAGITRDVVFRKMTHEDWTAVIDTNLTSLFNVTKQVIDGMVERGWGRIINISSVNGQKGQFGQTNYSTAKAGIHGFTMALAQEVATKGVTVNTVSPGYIGTDMVKAIRPDVLEKIVATIPVRRLGAPEEIGSIVAWLASNDSGFATGADFSLNGGLHMG from the coding sequence GTACGTAACGGGCGGGATGGGCGGCATCGGCACCAGCATCTGCCAGCGTCTGTTGAAAGACGGCTTCAAGGTGGTCGCGGGTTGCGGCCCGAACTCGCCGCGCCGAGTGAAATGGCTCGAGGACCAGAAGGCGCTCGGCTACGATTTCATCGCATCGGAAGGCAACGTGGGCGACTGGGACTCGACCAAGGCAGCATTCGACAAGGTCAAGGCCGAAGTCGGCGAGATCGACGTGCTGGTCAACAACGCGGGCATCACGCGCGACGTCGTGTTCCGCAAGATGACGCATGAAGACTGGACGGCCGTGATCGACACCAACCTGACGAGCCTGTTCAACGTGACGAAACAGGTGATCGACGGGATGGTCGAGCGCGGCTGGGGGCGGATCATCAACATTTCGTCGGTGAACGGCCAGAAAGGTCAATTCGGCCAGACGAACTACTCGACCGCGAAGGCCGGCATCCATGGTTTCACGATGGCACTTGCGCAGGAAGTCGCAACGAAGGGCGTGACGGTCAACACCGTGTCGCCCGGCTACATCGGCACCGACATGGTGAAGGCGATTCGTCCGGACGTGCTCGAGAAGATCGTCGCGACGATTCCTGTGCGTCGTCTTGGCGCCCCCGAGGAAATCGGTTCGATCGTCGCGTGGCTCGCGTCGAACGATTCGGGTTTCGCGACCGGCGCCGACTTCTCGCTGAACGGCGGCCTGCATATGGGCTGA